The proteins below come from a single Eucalyptus grandis isolate ANBG69807.140 chromosome 3, ASM1654582v1, whole genome shotgun sequence genomic window:
- the LOC104430403 gene encoding glutamate receptor 2.7, producing the protein MASVKMVSMFILPAMLHAFSSFGWSMAQNSHHRPHHIHVGVILDMDSPVGEMAQQCMTMAISDLNASPSHINHPLKLILHPRNSMGQPLKALSSAVELLENEQVEALIGPQTSEEAELLGELGDRVPIISFSASSPLLSREKNPNFIRMTTNDNSQVGAIAALVQKFGWRELVIIHEDSSYGNGIIPDLLLALHEGNARVAHRTVLPPQARDIYVEAQLYKLMALSANIFIVHMSASLASRFFIKVNELGMMSTGYGWIVTDGIVNELPVMDRSVLDSMQGVIGIRPSIPPSERLHNFSMKWRNNFFTNQHHQIPEVNVYCLWAYDSVWALAKAAYHLGPTTSMQKNDSANELAHLAAIHSRRTGSDLVHTILRGKFTGLSGEIQLKNGQLQQPLAFEIVNVIGRVKRIGFWTQWNGMTQGLNRSNVATQSPSLRKMGSIGWPGSSSAVPKGQRVMPKTGKRMRIGVPFKKGFKELVGVELDPEKNATIVTGFCIDVFKAAIDLLPYEVKFDFIPFPDSTTGSYYEDLIYHVYLQQYDAAVGDITITGNRSSYVDFTMPFTETGVAMIVPIETSRSTNMWIFLQPLTVDLWLVIGAFFVFTGCVVWTIEHGDNNEFKGPLAQQIGMVMCYTANLSSMLTVHQLQSLPKGESIGSNVDSKLIKTDLINLPFKNPSFAPLDTVEDSVNALRDGSRNGGVSAIIDEIPYVKVFLSKYSAQYTMVEPSYKSTNGFGFVFPKGSPLVPDISASIAKLREDGKLHLISQNWFQNRSLFTNQDSATKVARLDSYSFRGLFLITGITSTVAVIASYKFRKKQSTTAQHEVADQPVEETFPPIPTKIMALMCGNIPGTLMLLRSFYL; encoded by the exons ATGGCGTCGGTGAAAATGGTGAGTATGTTCATTTTGCCGGCGATGTTACACGCCTTCAGTTCCTTTGGTTGGTCGATGGCTCAAAACAGTCATCATCGTCCTCATCATATCCATGTTGGAGTGATTCTTGATATGGACTCACCAGTTGGGGAGATGGCCCAACAATGCATGACCATGGCCATCTCTGACTTGAACGCCTCGCCGTCGCACATTAACCATCCCCTGAAGTTGATTCTGCATCCTAGGAATTCCATGGGGCAGCCTCTGAAAGCTCTATCTTCAG CTGTGGAGCTCTTGGAGAATGAACAAGTCGAGGCACTGATAGGCCCACAAACATCTGAAGAAGCCGAGCTTCTGGGAGAACTGGGAGATAGAGTGCCTATCATCTCCTTTTCTGCTAGTAGCCCTCTCTTGTCCAGAgagaaaaatccaaactttatCCGAATGACAACTAATGATAATTCCCAGGTTGGAGCAATTGCTGCTCTAGTTCAAAAATTCGGGTGGAGAGAATTGGTTATAATACATGAGGACAGTTCCTATGGAAACGGAATCATACCTGATCTTCTTCTCGCGTTGCATGAAGGCAATGCTCGCGTGGCGCATCGGACCGTCCTTCCACCACAAGCCAGGGACATATATGTCGAAGCCCAACTCTATAAACTGATGGCTCTGTCTGCCAATATATTTATTGTCCATATGTCTGCTTCCCTCGCATCTCGGTTTTTTATTAAGGTTAATGAGTTGGGAATGATGAGTACAGGCTATGGTTGGATTGTGACTGATGGGATAGTAAACGAGCTGCCTGTGATGGATCGGTCGGTTTTAGACTCGATGCAAGGAGTCATAGGAATTAGACCTTCTATTCCACCCTCAGAGCGGCTTCACAACTTCTCAATGAAGTGGAGGAACAACTTCTTCACAAACCAGCATCATCAAATTCCTGAAGTAAATGTGTATTGCTTATGGGCTTATGATTCTGTCTGGGCTTTGGCCAAAGCAGCATATCATTTAGGTCCAACAACTTCTATGCAGAAGAATGATTCTGCAAATGAGCTTGCTCATCTTGCTGCCATTCACTCAAGACGAACAGGGTCCGATCTAGTCCACACAATTCTACGTGGCAAGTTCACGGGTTTAAGTGGGGAAATTCAACTTAAGAATGGACAGCTGCAACAACCGCTAGCATTTGAAATAGTTAATGTTATTGGAAGAGTCAAGAGAATCGGATTTTGGACCCAATGGAATGGGATGACGCAAGGGCTAAATAGGTCTAACGTTGCAACTCAATCACCCTCTCTAAGAAAAATGGGCTCTATTGGATGGCCTGGATCATCCTCGGCTGTACCAAAAGGTCAAAGGGTTATGCCAAAGACTGGGAAGAGAATGAGAATCGGAGTTCCATTTAAAAAAGGTTTTAAAGAACTGGTGGGAGTGGAACTCGATCCCGAGAAAAATGCGACAATTGTAACGGGCTTCTGCATAGATGTTTTCAAGGCTGCAATTGATTTGTTGCCTTATGAAGTAAAATTTGACTTCATTCCCTTCCCAGATTCAACGACTGGAAGCTATTATGAGGATCTGATCTACCATGTATACCTTCAG CAATATGATGCAGCGGTGGGTGATATAACCATCACAGGAAATAGATCGTCGTATGTGGACTTCACAATGCCTTTCACAGAAACTGGAGTAGCGATGATCGTGCCTATCGAGACATCACGAAGCACAAACATGTGGATATTTCTACAGCCTCTCACGGTGGATCTGTGGTTAGTCATAGGTGCTTTCTTTGTCTTCACGGGATGCGTAGTGTGGACAATTGAGCACGGTGACAACAATGAGTTCAAGGGACCATTAGCTCAACAAATTGGGATGGTGATGTG TTACACTGCAAACCTGAGCTCAATGCTAACAGTTCATCAGCTTCAGTCCTTGCCAAAGGGTGAATCTATCGGTTCCAATGTCGACAGTAAACTTATTAAGACAGATCTGATCAATCTACCATTCAAAAACCCCTCTTTTGCCCCTTTGGATACCGTTGAAGATAGTGTGAATGCTCTGAGAGATGGAAGCCGGAATGGTGGTGTCTCAgcaattattgatgaaattcCTTATGTAAAGGTCTTCCTTTCCAAGTACTCTGCTCAATACACCATGGTTGAGCCCTCATACAAAAGCACCAATGGATTTGGCTTT GTTTTTCCTAAGGGGTCGCCTTTAGTCCCTGACATTTCTGCATCGATTGCAAAATTGAGAGAAGATGGAAAACTTCACTTGATAAGCCAAAATTGGTTTCAAAATCGTTCCTTATTCACAAACCAAGATTCTGCAACAAAAGTTGCTAGACTTGACTCATACAGCTTCCGTGGTCTCTTTCTTATCACGGGCATCACTTCAACTGTAGCTGTGATAGCATCCTATAAATTTAGGAAGAAACAATCAACAACTGCACAACATGAGGTTGCCGATCAACCTGTTGAAGAGACGTTCCCACCG ATACCGACCAAGATCATGGCACTTATGTGTGGCAACATACCAGGAACTTTGATGCTTCTTAGGAGTTTCTATCTGTAG